In Horticoccus luteus, the following proteins share a genomic window:
- a CDS encoding DHH family phosphoesterase — MSFYAELSPRFAAALAELSGRSIAVVGHARPDGDCIGSQVALARLLMSRGAEVVCVNADVVPRRLQFLVRGMTFLRTDDVLAAGRDYTSLFVDCADQRRVGERLSARFAQPFAVIDHHLSNVGYAQHNFIDTGSAATCEILAGLFIDNDWTIDAQTAQALYTGILTDTGQFRFNSTSQRTFLLAAELMARGAKPTEAGYELYERESMGKLHLLQRFLASLQLACDGRICIGRLPSGVFAETGTTAEDTEGLVDYARSIDGVDVGVLIEERPDGGVKASLRAKDPAYRLDLIAGQFNGGGHACAAGLNLATDAKDFQARLVAALSRQINQVDGARA; from the coding sequence ATGAGTTTTTATGCCGAGTTGTCGCCGCGCTTCGCCGCTGCCTTGGCCGAGCTGAGCGGACGATCAATCGCCGTCGTGGGCCACGCGCGACCGGATGGAGATTGCATCGGCTCCCAGGTCGCGTTGGCGCGGTTGCTGATGTCGCGTGGCGCGGAGGTCGTTTGCGTCAATGCCGACGTCGTGCCGCGCCGGCTTCAGTTTCTCGTGCGCGGTATGACCTTCCTGCGCACAGATGATGTGCTCGCTGCAGGCCGCGACTATACGAGTTTGTTCGTCGACTGTGCCGACCAGCGCCGGGTGGGCGAGCGATTGAGCGCGCGGTTTGCGCAGCCCTTCGCGGTGATCGATCACCACTTGTCGAATGTGGGCTATGCGCAGCACAACTTCATCGACACGGGTTCGGCGGCGACCTGCGAAATCTTGGCGGGACTCTTTATCGACAACGACTGGACGATCGATGCGCAAACGGCGCAGGCGTTATATACCGGGATCCTTACGGACACGGGACAATTTCGTTTCAACTCGACGTCGCAACGCACGTTTCTTCTCGCGGCGGAGTTGATGGCGCGAGGCGCCAAGCCGACCGAGGCGGGCTACGAGCTTTACGAACGAGAGAGCATGGGGAAATTACATTTGCTCCAGCGTTTTCTGGCGTCGCTGCAGCTCGCATGTGACGGGCGCATATGCATTGGCCGCCTGCCGAGCGGCGTGTTTGCCGAGACCGGCACAACGGCCGAGGATACGGAAGGTCTCGTGGACTATGCGCGCAGCATCGACGGCGTGGATGTCGGCGTATTGATCGAGGAGCGGCCGGATGGTGGCGTGAAGGCCAGTCTTCGGGCGAAGGATCCGGCCTATCGTCTCGATTTGATCGCGGGGCAGTTCAACGGCGGAGGGCACGCTTGCGCGGCGGGTTTGAATCTCGCGACGGACGCGAAGGATTTTCAAGCGCGGCTTGTGGCTGCGTTGTCGCGACAGATAAACCAAGTCGACGGGGCGCGCGCCTGA
- the truB gene encoding tRNA pseudouridine(55) synthase TruB: MLGQPKKEYDGVLLVDKPTDHTSHDVVARIRRKFNQKRVGHAGTLDPMATGLLIMLIGKATRASQFLMGLGKEYEGTIELGKVTNTQDAEGEVVATRPVPALTEADVRTAMASFLGDQYQTPPMFSAIKIDGVALHKLARKGEEVEREPRFIRVQSFELLRFAPPQFDFRIRCSKGTYVRTIAHDLGHKIGCGGHLAALRRTAVDKFQVADALTMDQIEAMPLPELEKRLLAVHNVVPTVAL, encoded by the coding sequence ATGCTCGGGCAACCCAAGAAGGAATACGATGGCGTCTTGTTGGTCGACAAACCAACGGATCACACCTCGCACGACGTCGTCGCGCGAATTCGCCGCAAATTTAACCAGAAGCGCGTCGGCCACGCTGGCACGCTCGATCCGATGGCCACGGGGTTGCTGATTATGCTGATTGGCAAGGCGACCCGGGCATCGCAGTTCCTGATGGGGCTGGGGAAGGAATACGAAGGCACGATCGAGCTCGGCAAAGTGACCAACACGCAGGATGCCGAGGGTGAAGTCGTCGCCACGCGGCCGGTGCCGGCGTTGACTGAAGCCGACGTGCGCACCGCGATGGCGTCGTTTCTCGGGGATCAGTATCAGACGCCGCCGATGTTTTCCGCCATCAAGATCGATGGCGTGGCCCTGCACAAACTGGCGCGCAAAGGTGAAGAGGTGGAACGGGAGCCGCGCTTTATTCGCGTGCAAAGCTTCGAACTCCTGCGTTTCGCGCCGCCGCAGTTCGATTTTCGCATTCGCTGCAGCAAGGGCACGTATGTGCGGACGATTGCCCACGATTTGGGGCACAAGATCGGTTGCGGCGGACATCTGGCCGCGCTCCGTCGGACGGCGGTCGATAAATTTCAAGTGGCCGATGCGCTGACGATGGACCAGATTGAGGCAATGCCGTTGCCCGAGTTGGAAAAGCGCTTGTTGGCAGTGCACAACGTCGTGCCCACGGTGGCGCTGTGA
- the ribF gene encoding riboflavin biosynthesis protein RibF: MNSAAEFAGLDCAALPPRPVHLAIGMFDGVHRGHRTVIEAAVTSARQAGGVAAVLTFFPHPSAIFRRDDCTQLILPAAAKRRVLETLGVEAIITEPFTPEFSQIPAEEFLPLLRAKLPRLAGIYVGENWRFGRGRRGDAALLVREGRAGGISVFTAARVSWDGKPISSTRIRSLLVKGDVAAANKLLGYAYFAEGVVKPGKRLGRQLGFPTLNLDWAPECRPALGVYAVEVRGIDGRDRRNAVANFGLRPTVEPGATEPRLEVHVLGDCPFGEGDALLVDWRQFLRPEVRFAGVEQLQAQIARDRDAAAAFFAR, encoded by the coding sequence GTGAACTCAGCCGCGGAGTTTGCTGGATTGGATTGCGCGGCGCTGCCGCCGCGACCTGTGCATCTGGCAATCGGTATGTTCGATGGGGTGCATCGTGGTCACCGCACGGTGATCGAGGCGGCAGTAACGTCAGCGCGCCAAGCCGGCGGCGTGGCCGCCGTGCTGACTTTTTTCCCCCATCCGAGCGCGATTTTTCGTCGGGACGATTGTACACAGTTGATCCTGCCAGCGGCGGCGAAGCGGCGGGTGCTCGAAACCCTTGGCGTCGAGGCCATCATCACCGAACCGTTTACCCCGGAGTTTAGTCAGATCCCGGCCGAGGAATTTCTACCGCTGCTGCGCGCGAAGCTACCGCGTTTGGCGGGAATTTATGTGGGGGAGAACTGGCGCTTCGGACGCGGTCGGCGAGGCGACGCTGCGTTGCTCGTGCGCGAAGGGCGTGCGGGCGGAATCTCGGTGTTCACGGCGGCGCGAGTTTCGTGGGATGGAAAACCGATCAGCAGCACGCGTATTCGCTCGTTGCTCGTGAAAGGCGACGTCGCAGCGGCGAACAAACTGTTGGGCTACGCTTATTTCGCCGAAGGGGTGGTGAAGCCCGGCAAGCGGCTGGGGCGGCAGCTGGGATTTCCCACGCTCAATCTCGATTGGGCTCCGGAGTGCCGGCCAGCCTTGGGTGTGTATGCGGTGGAGGTGCGCGGAATCGACGGCCGCGACAGACGAAACGCGGTCGCGAATTTTGGATTGCGGCCGACCGTGGAACCGGGCGCGACGGAGCCCCGTTTGGAAGTGCACGTGCTCGGCGATTGCCCGTTCGGGGAAGGTGACGCGTTGCTCGTGGACTGGCGGCAGTTCTTGCGACCGGAAGTGCGTTTCGCGGGCGTGGAGCAACTGCAGGCGCAGATTGCGCGCGACCGCGACGCAGCGGCGGCGTTTTTCGCGCGTTAG
- a CDS encoding DEAD/DEAH box helicase, with protein sequence MVRFHLPPNLVAAAGRDAIPLRVEVDLTSAPAPTEFPVLALLQRWSAAATPPKFIQLTRRQLRELAAAAQAQPFFIENGRASPWTRDDLLAEPAAPASPASSVPIAPASSRPPRPASRELPPLIIDGSEHYLAITLPSREHPHYAEWLDLLKTSGFSLEPSNRKWWLRDRHKTLNFLAAHLTALRRQDVETTTQFDRLTSNIQLAEVACDAVETHTGFTLTLGLRAGQADDAAMRNAVASNRGYVETGGKVYLFDPATLQRLDRAQSALGGEPPGRGASSVRRAHRVSTARLAETTALLEEIAPHFQPPAAWQRRSEALRNLATLAPAPIPAALREQLRPYQRLGVAWLWHLHTHGLGGVLADEMGLGKTLQALGLLSALQTRADSARAPALVTCPASLLENWRRETARFASALRTFVHHGDQRLTSPDEFGRHDLVITSYGTLARDRGIFEAIDFSCVVADEAQHIKNRRSQNARALRALRARGRFLLTGTPLENSLDDLRSLFEFLMPGFIDAPPPDLRPEERAWINERLRARTAPYILRRTKRAVAPELPDKIEQTIWCDLTPAQARLYRDTQEQSERELIDLQASGANEGRLRLATLTQLLRLRQICCDPRLLRPVEADADAATFRESAKLEAWRELLAEAVDDGHRVLVFSQFTSLLALLRAELDQLGLDHCYLDGAMSPRQRQAQVDRFQNSPEIPLFLLSLKAGGTGLNLTGADTVVHFDPWWNPAVEAQATDRAHRIGQTRTVTSYKLICSGTVEEKVLALQAEKRALLAGVFEASDAAAANLSLSDLQALLR encoded by the coding sequence ATGGTCCGCTTTCATCTCCCGCCCAACCTCGTGGCCGCGGCTGGGCGCGATGCGATCCCGCTACGCGTCGAGGTCGATCTCACGTCAGCGCCCGCTCCCACGGAATTTCCCGTCCTGGCCTTGCTGCAACGCTGGTCCGCGGCGGCCACACCTCCAAAGTTCATTCAACTCACGCGGCGGCAGTTGCGCGAACTCGCCGCCGCGGCGCAGGCCCAACCCTTTTTCATCGAAAACGGCCGCGCCAGCCCCTGGACCCGCGATGACCTCCTCGCGGAACCCGCCGCGCCCGCTTCCCCTGCCTCGTCCGTTCCTATCGCCCCCGCCTCATCGCGGCCGCCTCGGCCAGCGTCGCGCGAACTCCCGCCGCTGATCATCGACGGCAGCGAGCATTATTTGGCGATCACGCTCCCCTCCCGCGAGCACCCGCACTACGCCGAGTGGCTGGACCTGCTCAAAACGTCCGGATTTTCGCTGGAGCCATCAAACCGCAAGTGGTGGCTGCGCGATCGACACAAGACGCTGAATTTCCTGGCAGCCCATCTCACTGCGTTGCGTCGGCAGGATGTTGAAACGACCACTCAATTCGACCGGCTGACCTCCAACATCCAGCTCGCCGAAGTGGCCTGCGATGCCGTGGAAACGCACACCGGATTCACGCTCACACTGGGCCTGCGCGCCGGGCAGGCGGACGACGCCGCGATGCGCAACGCCGTCGCTTCCAATCGCGGTTACGTGGAAACCGGCGGCAAAGTTTACCTTTTCGATCCGGCGACGTTGCAACGTCTCGACCGCGCCCAAAGCGCCCTCGGCGGTGAGCCGCCCGGCCGAGGCGCCTCCAGCGTGCGCCGCGCGCATCGCGTGAGCACTGCCCGGCTCGCCGAAACCACCGCACTGCTGGAAGAAATCGCGCCGCATTTTCAACCGCCCGCAGCCTGGCAGCGAAGAAGCGAAGCGCTCCGCAATCTCGCCACGCTCGCACCCGCACCGATCCCCGCCGCGTTGCGCGAGCAGTTGCGCCCGTATCAACGCCTCGGCGTCGCCTGGTTGTGGCATCTCCACACACATGGCCTCGGCGGCGTGCTGGCCGACGAAATGGGGTTGGGCAAGACCCTCCAGGCTTTGGGACTTCTAAGTGCGCTCCAGACCAGGGCCGACTCCGCCCGCGCACCAGCCCTCGTGACCTGCCCGGCTTCGCTCTTGGAAAACTGGCGCCGCGAGACCGCGCGCTTCGCCTCCGCGCTTCGCACGTTTGTCCATCACGGTGACCAGCGCCTGACGTCCCCCGACGAATTCGGCCGCCACGATTTGGTTATCACCAGCTATGGCACCTTGGCTCGCGATCGCGGCATTTTCGAAGCGATCGACTTCAGTTGTGTCGTGGCCGACGAAGCGCAGCACATCAAAAACCGGCGCTCGCAAAACGCCCGGGCTCTCCGCGCCCTCCGCGCCCGCGGTCGCTTCCTCCTCACCGGCACGCCGCTGGAAAACTCGCTCGACGATTTGCGTTCGCTCTTTGAGTTCCTCATGCCGGGTTTTATCGACGCTCCCCCGCCCGACCTGCGGCCCGAGGAACGCGCCTGGATCAACGAACGCCTGCGCGCCCGCACGGCGCCTTATATCCTTCGCCGCACCAAGCGCGCCGTCGCTCCCGAACTACCGGACAAGATCGAGCAAACCATTTGGTGCGATCTCACCCCCGCCCAAGCTCGCCTCTACCGCGACACGCAGGAGCAGTCTGAACGCGAGTTGATCGACCTTCAGGCCAGTGGCGCCAACGAGGGCCGGCTTCGCCTCGCCACGCTCACCCAGCTGCTTCGGCTGCGGCAAATCTGCTGCGATCCGCGGTTGCTCCGTCCCGTCGAAGCTGACGCCGACGCGGCCACGTTTCGCGAATCAGCCAAGCTTGAGGCTTGGCGCGAGTTGCTCGCCGAAGCGGTCGACGACGGCCATCGCGTGCTCGTCTTCTCGCAATTCACCTCGTTGCTCGCATTACTGCGCGCCGAACTGGATCAACTCGGCCTCGACCACTGTTACCTCGATGGCGCGATGTCTCCGCGGCAACGCCAGGCACAGGTGGATCGCTTCCAAAACTCGCCTGAAATTCCGTTGTTTCTCCTCTCGCTGAAGGCGGGTGGCACTGGCCTCAACCTCACGGGCGCAGACACGGTTGTTCATTTCGATCCGTGGTGGAATCCCGCCGTCGAAGCGCAGGCCACTGACCGCGCGCATCGCATCGGTCAGACGCGCACCGTCACGAGTTACAAACTGATTTGCAGCGGCACGGTCGAAGAAAAGGTCCTCGCGCTGCAGGCGGAAAAGCGAGCGTTGCTCGCCGGCGTTTTCGAGGCCTCAGACGCGGCGGCGGCCAACCTGTCGCTCTCCGATCTGCAAGCGCTGCTGCGCTGA
- a CDS encoding peptidylprolyl isomerase: MMLRRFALVALAAALLIPAKAQTTSETPNDGLNLRFANGIAAIAEDKVITVDDVRREIAPLIPQIQRESRNEKEFNERLESLQDDVIQQLIDRVLIVKEFRKDDKKHIPESFIDNRIADIQVEQFDNDRSKFLGYLRSRGMTLRDYRKEVEEDIIYRYMQSQQRKSQSIVSPVRIETFYKENKDRFYQDDSVRLRLIQFSRANGESDLELKAKATEVLNRFHDGEKFEDLAREYSQDSRRSKGGDWGWQKRTDLKSEFSEPLFALKKGECTAPIITPEGCFILYVEDRKYAGVQPIDEVRDQIENMLITQMSRVSEERWLERLRRNGYVKHY, translated from the coding sequence ATGATGCTCCGTCGTTTTGCCCTCGTCGCCCTGGCGGCCGCGCTCCTGATTCCGGCTAAGGCCCAGACCACTTCAGAAACGCCCAATGACGGTCTCAACCTGCGCTTCGCCAACGGCATCGCCGCCATCGCTGAAGACAAGGTGATCACCGTGGACGACGTCCGCCGCGAAATCGCCCCCCTCATCCCGCAGATCCAGCGGGAATCGCGCAACGAGAAGGAGTTCAACGAACGCCTCGAGTCGTTGCAGGACGACGTCATCCAACAGCTCATCGATCGCGTTCTGATCGTGAAAGAGTTCCGCAAGGACGACAAAAAGCACATTCCGGAAAGCTTCATCGATAATCGCATCGCCGACATCCAGGTTGAGCAGTTCGACAACGATCGCTCCAAATTTCTCGGCTATCTGCGGTCACGCGGCATGACGCTTCGCGACTACCGGAAGGAAGTCGAAGAAGACATCATCTACCGCTACATGCAGAGCCAGCAGCGGAAGTCGCAGAGCATCGTCAGCCCTGTGCGAATCGAAACCTTTTACAAAGAAAACAAGGACCGTTTTTACCAGGATGATTCTGTCCGCCTCCGCTTAATCCAATTCTCACGCGCCAATGGCGAAAGCGATCTGGAGCTCAAGGCGAAGGCCACCGAAGTCCTCAACCGGTTCCACGACGGAGAGAAATTCGAAGACCTCGCCCGCGAATACAGCCAGGATTCCCGCCGCTCGAAAGGCGGCGACTGGGGCTGGCAAAAACGCACCGACCTCAAGAGCGAGTTCAGCGAACCGCTCTTCGCGCTGAAAAAAGGCGAATGCACCGCTCCCATCATCACGCCCGAGGGCTGCTTCATTCTTTACGTCGAAGATCGCAAATATGCCGGCGTCCAGCCGATCGACGAAGTGCGCGATCAAATCGAAAACATGCTCATCACCCAGATGAGTCGCGTCAGTGAAGAACGCTGGCTCGAGCGCCTCCGCCGCAACGGCTACGTGAAGCATTACTGA
- the mfd gene encoding transcription-repair coupling factor, protein MSTVSSASRFKISGICAAARGAVAEALTRMHPAPVWLVVTGDLRQAEQLAEDIALFRRAAADAPPLSALVFPESLADSRDMREAFAASNDRLTVLSKLRALRGTNSAAETLVVVSTPAALLQSVPALEAFSTAELTLTQGQSQPFQGLLSRLQELDYDSEAVCEAPGQYAVRGGIIDVYPVTANQPYRLDFFGDEIEAIHTFDPATQRSTGTVTTITLSASSRVRLDPSLTGLADYLSSAARLALIEPASLEADFSAQSRAGAPAHFSALLAKCASCFGLSDIDEANAFLPDDAEEITWDTESLSHHRTYPEDSLVAQERLMVEEDARARFLRQVAEWHRQKFTVLFVVSKEGEEQRTREILAADPQLKPLQPRFLRGALNEGFRVTFHENAPQPTALAGLVSETSARKRKAAPPAGLVVVTETEIFGRQRQRRPALNARATVQRAQVDQLLDFSELVEGDFVVHLQHGIALFRGLTQLDTAQGMREVISLEFDDHVTLHVPLQESHLISRYVGLSKAKPQLGRIGSGRWEKARQAAERSTIDLAAELLQLQAKREAQPGFAFPSDTTWQKEFEASFPFTETPDQLRAIGEAKNDMERTRPMDRLICGDVGFGKTEVAIRAAFKAVQGGRQVAVLVPTTVLAQQHLNTFRERMAGYPIAVEMISRFRSRGEQKKVLAAVAAGQADILIGTHRLLQKDVVFKELGLVVIDEEQRFGVKHKEVFKHMRETVDVLSMSATPIPRTLYLALTGARDLSVIETAPTNRHPIQTIVKTYDEKIVIDAVRYEVRRGGQVFYLHNRVMTIDLVAARLRELLPDLSIGVGHGQMHADELERVMTDFVAGKYHVLVSTTIIESGLDIPNSNTIIIEGADRFGLSQLYQLRGRVGRFKHQAYAYLLLHRHTHLLEVARQRLTAMRQHNQLGAGFRIAMRDLELRGAGNLLGSEQSGHIVGVGFELYCQLLRQSVARLRGDKAAAAIRANVKLDFVFVGEGAGEDAAKRRPQDGFTALKDAELSGGEIERIAARIPTDYIAETRLRIDLYRKLALADSLRRLKELEAELRDRFGKFGDPVRALLLMTEIRIRAEQKNIVSVETESNRLKCLRNSGRRDDWVQIGARFPRLTAPKPLLRLREIISFLNNLPNP, encoded by the coding sequence ATGTCGACGGTGTCCTCTGCGTCTCGCTTCAAGATTTCTGGCATCTGCGCGGCGGCGCGGGGTGCCGTGGCGGAGGCGCTCACGCGGATGCACCCCGCGCCCGTCTGGCTCGTCGTCACCGGAGACTTGCGACAGGCGGAACAACTCGCCGAAGACATCGCACTCTTCCGCCGCGCGGCGGCGGACGCTCCGCCACTTTCCGCCCTCGTATTTCCTGAATCGCTCGCCGACAGCCGCGACATGCGCGAAGCGTTCGCCGCCTCCAATGACCGACTGACCGTGTTGAGCAAGTTGCGCGCTCTGCGGGGCACAAATTCCGCCGCCGAAACGTTGGTGGTCGTCTCCACTCCCGCGGCCTTGCTCCAATCCGTGCCGGCGCTCGAAGCCTTTTCGACCGCCGAGCTCACGCTTACGCAAGGTCAGTCGCAGCCCTTTCAAGGCCTGCTCTCCCGCCTGCAGGAACTTGATTACGACTCCGAAGCCGTGTGCGAAGCGCCGGGACAGTACGCGGTGCGCGGTGGCATCATCGACGTCTATCCCGTCACCGCCAATCAGCCTTATCGGCTCGATTTCTTCGGCGATGAGATTGAGGCGATTCACACCTTCGATCCTGCCACGCAGCGCTCCACGGGCACCGTCACGACCATTACGTTATCCGCGTCGTCGCGCGTGCGGCTCGATCCGTCGCTGACTGGTCTCGCCGACTACCTTTCGTCTGCGGCGCGACTCGCGTTGATCGAGCCTGCGTCACTCGAAGCCGACTTCAGCGCCCAATCCCGCGCGGGCGCGCCCGCGCATTTTTCGGCCCTCTTGGCCAAATGTGCGTCTTGCTTCGGGCTCAGCGACATCGACGAAGCCAACGCCTTTCTCCCCGATGATGCCGAGGAAATAACCTGGGATACCGAAAGCCTCTCGCATCATCGCACCTATCCCGAGGACTCGCTGGTGGCGCAGGAACGGCTGATGGTCGAAGAAGACGCGCGCGCGCGTTTCCTACGGCAAGTCGCCGAGTGGCACCGCCAAAAGTTCACCGTGCTTTTTGTGGTGTCCAAGGAAGGCGAAGAACAACGCACCCGCGAAATCCTCGCCGCAGATCCCCAGCTCAAACCTCTCCAGCCGCGCTTCCTCCGCGGCGCGCTGAACGAGGGCTTTCGCGTCACATTCCACGAGAACGCCCCTCAGCCCACCGCGCTCGCCGGCCTCGTCTCCGAAACCTCCGCCCGCAAACGCAAGGCCGCCCCACCCGCCGGGCTGGTGGTCGTCACCGAAACGGAAATCTTCGGCCGCCAGCGTCAACGTCGCCCGGCGCTCAACGCCCGCGCCACCGTCCAGCGCGCCCAAGTCGACCAGTTGCTCGATTTCTCGGAGCTCGTGGAAGGCGATTTCGTCGTGCACCTGCAGCACGGCATCGCGCTTTTCCGCGGCCTCACTCAGCTCGACACCGCCCAGGGAATGCGTGAAGTGATCTCGCTGGAATTCGACGATCACGTGACGCTGCATGTGCCCCTGCAGGAGTCGCACCTCATCAGCCGCTATGTCGGCCTGAGCAAAGCCAAACCGCAGCTCGGCCGCATCGGCTCCGGACGCTGGGAAAAAGCCCGGCAGGCTGCGGAGCGCTCCACGATCGATCTCGCGGCGGAGCTCCTTCAACTCCAAGCCAAGCGCGAGGCGCAGCCCGGTTTCGCGTTTCCCTCCGACACCACCTGGCAGAAGGAATTCGAAGCTTCCTTTCCGTTCACCGAAACGCCTGATCAACTCCGCGCCATCGGCGAAGCGAAAAACGACATGGAGCGAACGCGCCCCATGGATCGGCTCATTTGCGGCGACGTCGGATTCGGCAAGACGGAAGTCGCGATTCGCGCGGCGTTCAAAGCGGTGCAGGGCGGGCGGCAGGTGGCGGTGCTTGTGCCTACGACGGTGCTCGCCCAGCAACACCTGAATACGTTTCGCGAACGCATGGCCGGCTACCCCATCGCGGTCGAAATGATCAGCCGTTTCCGGTCGCGGGGAGAACAGAAAAAAGTCCTCGCAGCCGTCGCCGCCGGACAGGCCGACATCCTCATCGGCACTCACCGGCTTCTGCAAAAAGACGTTGTCTTCAAAGAGCTCGGCCTCGTCGTCATCGATGAAGAGCAGCGCTTCGGCGTGAAGCACAAGGAGGTCTTCAAGCACATGCGCGAAACCGTCGACGTCCTGTCGATGAGTGCCACGCCGATTCCCCGCACGCTTTACCTCGCCCTTACGGGCGCGCGCGACCTCAGCGTCATCGAAACGGCCCCCACCAACCGCCATCCTATCCAGACGATCGTCAAAACCTACGATGAAAAAATCGTGATCGATGCGGTGCGCTACGAGGTTCGCCGCGGCGGCCAGGTGTTCTATCTGCACAACCGCGTGATGACGATCGACCTCGTCGCGGCCCGGCTCCGCGAATTGCTGCCCGACTTGTCCATCGGCGTCGGTCACGGGCAGATGCACGCCGACGAGCTCGAACGCGTGATGACCGATTTCGTGGCCGGCAAATACCACGTCCTCGTCTCGACGACCATTATCGAGAGCGGCCTCGATATCCCCAACAGCAACACGATCATCATCGAAGGCGCGGACCGCTTTGGTCTCTCGCAACTTTACCAACTGCGCGGCCGCGTCGGACGTTTCAAACACCAGGCTTACGCTTATCTCCTCCTCCATCGCCATACGCACTTGCTGGAAGTGGCCCGCCAGCGGCTCACGGCCATGCGGCAGCATAACCAGCTCGGCGCCGGCTTTCGCATCGCCATGCGCGATCTCGAACTTCGTGGCGCGGGCAATCTCCTCGGCTCGGAGCAAAGCGGGCACATCGTGGGCGTCGGTTTCGAACTTTACTGCCAACTTCTCCGCCAGTCCGTCGCCCGGCTGCGCGGCGACAAGGCGGCCGCCGCCATTCGCGCCAACGTAAAACTCGATTTCGTCTTTGTGGGCGAAGGTGCCGGCGAAGACGCCGCCAAACGGCGCCCGCAGGATGGGTTCACCGCGCTTAAAGACGCGGAGCTTTCGGGCGGCGAGATCGAGCGGATAGCCGCGCGGATCCCCACTGACTACATCGCGGAGACGCGGCTGCGCATCGACTTATACCGCAAACTCGCCCTCGCCGATTCCCTCCGTCGCCTGAAGGAACTCGAAGCGGAGTTGCGCGATCGCTTTGGGAAGTTCGGCGATCCCGTGCGCGCCCTGCTTCTCATGACCGAGATCCGCATTCGAGCGGAACAAAAAAATATCGTTTCCGTCGAAACCGAGTCGAACCGCCTGAAGTGTCTTCGCAACAGCGGCCGCCGCGATGATTGGGTGCAGATAGGCGCCCGGTTTCCGAGGTTGACCGCCCCCAAGCCCCTTCTACGTTTGCGGGAAATTATCTCTTTTCTGAACAATCTGCCGAATCCATGA
- the rnc gene encoding ribonuclease III: MSTALSFQRRIGYTFRNVDLLERALTHPSWLQDHPEAADSNQRLEFLGDAVLDLIIAEAIFHADTTAREGDLTQRRKRLIEGRFLSQLALEIGLDAALHLSASEESTGGRHKSAALEDAFEALVAAIFLDAGLEETRRVVLGLYGPLERRLASTMTVDNPKGRLQERVQPEHGNNALHYEVVRTEGADHARAFEVTVSLHGQELGTGRGSSKKAAEAAAAAAALLTLDRLP, encoded by the coding sequence ATGAGCACCGCCCTTTCTTTCCAACGACGCATCGGCTACACCTTTCGCAACGTCGACTTGCTGGAGCGTGCGCTCACTCATCCGTCCTGGTTACAGGACCATCCCGAAGCCGCCGACAGCAACCAACGGCTCGAATTTCTCGGCGATGCCGTCCTTGATCTCATCATCGCCGAGGCGATTTTCCACGCGGACACCACCGCTCGCGAAGGTGATCTCACGCAACGTCGGAAGCGCCTCATCGAGGGCCGCTTCCTCAGTCAACTCGCCCTTGAGATCGGACTCGACGCCGCGCTCCACCTCAGCGCCAGCGAAGAGTCCACCGGCGGTCGGCACAAATCCGCCGCTTTGGAAGACGCGTTCGAAGCGCTCGTCGCGGCAATCTTTCTTGATGCTGGACTCGAAGAAACCCGCCGGGTCGTCCTTGGTCTCTACGGGCCGCTTGAGCGACGCTTGGCCAGCACCATGACCGTCGACAATCCGAAGGGCCGATTGCAGGAACGCGTGCAACCCGAACATGGCAACAACGCCCTTCATTATGAAGTCGTCCGTACGGAAGGGGCCGATCACGCGCGTGCATTTGAGGTGACGGTTTCGTTGCACGGCCAGGAGCTCGGCACGGGCCGCGGAAGCTCCAAGAAAGCCGCGGAGGCGGCGGCGGCGGCCGCGGCGCTCCTCACTCTCGACCGCCTGCCGTAG